The following coding sequences are from one Bradyrhizobium sp. WSM471 window:
- a CDS encoding septal ring lytic transglycosylase RlpA family protein, with translation MVFRSSAAICGAVIALAVSVSIARCEAGGVHSSTADNAASGEAIVGAASMYNPFKPGNEEGGPKTASGERYDPSVWSAAIKTSLRKKFGGVRFGAKPKYALVEAVGKKVIVRINDVGPLRPGRIIDFNERTMRHFDPSLERGVIPDVKVRPLAGGDWTPGPVG, from the coding sequence ATGGTGTTCCGATCGAGCGCCGCAATTTGCGGCGCCGTAATTGCGCTTGCCGTTTCCGTTTCTATTGCGCGATGTGAAGCTGGTGGGGTTCACTCAAGCACTGCCGACAATGCCGCTTCCGGGGAAGCGATCGTTGGCGCGGCATCCATGTACAATCCGTTCAAGCCGGGCAACGAGGAGGGCGGCCCGAAGACGGCTTCCGGCGAGCGCTATGATCCCTCGGTATGGTCGGCTGCCATCAAGACGAGCTTGCGTAAGAAATTCGGTGGGGTCCGATTTGGCGCGAAGCCGAAATACGCCCTCGTCGAGGCCGTCGGCAAGAAAGTCATCGTCAGGATAAATGACGTGGGACCACTAAGGCCTGGCCGCATCATCGACTTCAATGAGCGGACCATGCGCCATTTCGATCCGAGCCTGGAGCGTGGGGTCATTCCTGACGTAAAAGTCCGGCCGCTTGCCGGCGGCGATTGGACACCCGGACCGGTTGGTTGA
- a CDS encoding AI-2E family transporter: MIRQPFKARTPEELISLLSAVAMAILAAIIVMVLYYGREIIIPIALAVLLSFVLAPLVRLVQRLRIPRSLAVVSVVVIAFAFIFAMGSLLATQLAQLAGDLPRYQSTISEKIQSFRETTAGRGTLERASSMLKDLSKELDKPKEAANSLGTIAAPKAASPKPVPVEVLQPDPGALESLQTLISPLLHPLATTGIIVIFVIFILLQREDLRNRLIRLAGSDDLQRTTAALDDAASRLSRLFLIQLLLNGSFGIIIGMGLWLIGVPSAILWGILAAVLRFVPYIGAVIAAAFPLALAVAVDPTWTMLLWTIALFVVVEPVVGHVLEPMVYGHSTGLSPVAVVASATFWTALWGPIGLVLATPLTVCLVVLGRHVERLEFLDVMFGDRPALSPPEIFYQRMLAGDPTEASAKAEEFLKERSLGSYYDEVALRGLQLAQADAERGALAPDRLTKIRDAVQEFANNISEQDERPSPKVNPTTDVEATSAIEGVAEDAPYESLRVLRKEDLPSEWQGDHPVLCLAGRNPIDEAAAIMLAQLTDAHGLSSRVEAAGALSTANIFRLETAGVAIACLVYMDASSPAHMRYSVRRLRRKLPKATIILGCWMKDIDPAALESLREGAKADLAAATLGGALKLCIEATGVDSLGTGAEGQISKITAAS, encoded by the coding sequence GTGATCAGGCAGCCATTCAAAGCACGAACTCCGGAAGAACTGATTTCGCTACTGAGCGCCGTGGCGATGGCTATTCTCGCCGCGATCATTGTCATGGTGCTGTATTATGGTCGCGAGATCATCATTCCGATAGCGCTGGCCGTCTTGCTCAGCTTCGTGCTGGCGCCTCTGGTTCGACTGGTTCAACGTCTGCGCATTCCACGCAGTTTGGCTGTGGTGAGCGTGGTCGTGATCGCCTTCGCGTTCATATTTGCGATGGGCAGTCTGCTCGCTACCCAACTCGCGCAGCTGGCCGGCGATTTGCCGCGATATCAGTCCACAATCAGCGAGAAGATCCAATCCTTCCGTGAGACCACCGCCGGTCGAGGCACGCTCGAGCGGGCTTCGAGCATGTTGAAGGACCTCAGCAAAGAGCTCGACAAGCCCAAGGAAGCCGCGAATTCGTTGGGGACCATAGCAGCTCCGAAAGCGGCCTCGCCGAAGCCCGTTCCTGTGGAAGTGCTTCAGCCCGATCCCGGCGCGCTGGAGAGCTTGCAAACGCTGATTTCACCGTTGCTTCATCCGCTCGCAACGACCGGGATCATCGTCATATTCGTGATCTTCATTTTGCTTCAGCGCGAGGATCTTCGTAATCGTCTGATCAGGCTGGCCGGTTCGGACGACCTGCAGCGCACCACGGCTGCCCTTGATGACGCGGCGAGCCGCCTCAGCCGGCTTTTCCTGATCCAGCTTCTGCTGAACGGGAGCTTCGGCATCATCATCGGAATGGGTCTCTGGCTGATCGGCGTTCCAAGCGCGATCCTGTGGGGCATTCTGGCAGCAGTGCTGCGCTTCGTGCCTTACATTGGGGCAGTCATCGCCGCCGCGTTTCCTCTCGCTCTCGCGGTCGCCGTCGATCCAACCTGGACGATGCTGCTGTGGACGATCGCGCTGTTCGTGGTGGTTGAGCCGGTCGTCGGCCATGTGCTGGAGCCGATGGTCTATGGACACAGCACGGGACTCTCGCCGGTGGCCGTTGTGGCTTCCGCGACGTTCTGGACGGCGCTCTGGGGTCCAATCGGCCTCGTTCTCGCGACCCCCCTTACCGTGTGTCTGGTCGTACTGGGCCGCCATGTCGAGCGCCTGGAGTTCCTGGACGTCATGTTCGGAGACCGACCAGCGCTCTCTCCGCCTGAGATATTCTATCAGCGGATGCTCGCCGGCGATCCAACAGAAGCATCGGCAAAAGCCGAGGAGTTCTTGAAGGAGCGATCTCTTGGCTCCTATTACGACGAAGTCGCCCTGCGAGGACTGCAACTGGCTCAAGCGGATGCCGAGCGCGGCGCTCTGGCTCCCGACCGGCTGACCAAAATCAGGGATGCGGTCCAGGAATTTGCCAATAACATTTCGGAGCAGGATGAGCGTCCGTCGCCGAAGGTCAACCCGACAACTGATGTCGAAGCTACATCTGCCATAGAGGGCGTGGCTGAGGACGCGCCTTATGAGAGCCTGCGGGTGCTGCGCAAGGAGGACTTGCCTTCTGAATGGCAAGGCGATCATCCCGTGCTCTGCTTGGCTGGACGAAATCCGATCGACGAAGCCGCTGCGATCATGCTGGCTCAACTGACGGATGCGCATGGTTTGTCGTCCCGAGTTGAAGCAGCGGGAGCGTTATCGACGGCGAATATCTTCCGGCTGGAGACCGCCGGGGTCGCCATTGCCTGTCTTGTCTATATGGACGCAAGTAGTCCTGCCCATATGCGCTACTCGGTGCGACGGCTTCGCCGTAAATTGCCGAAGGCTACAATCATTCTGGGTTGCTGGATGAAGGACATCGACCCAGCGGCGCTGGAAAGCCTGCGGGAAGGTGCCAAGGCGGATCTGGCTGCTGCAACTCTGGGCGGAGCGCTCAAACTCTGCATAGAGGCGACAGGTGTGGACTCCCTTGGCACAGGAGCCGAAGGCCAGATTTCGAAGATCACGGCCGCTTCGTAG
- a CDS encoding methyl-accepting chemotaxis protein — protein MTTDQSGNATGLAGRFTLANKLYAIFALFALLTAAIAMLSDYNSRRGAELTTAIETANAAALNVERVNSLVYAVVMESRGVYMSTEPAVVKKYGEGLLKFNAQILGVVKRWETIVKADDAEQFATFKKRIEQFVEFRKELVRRGVEINAAAGREWGDNDANRAVRSALNKDLEALSKVYAERARQIAHETETNRTLSFVLTCLAGVALALVVIGVVIIARSIARPLSAITATIKQVADGAENVVVPHSDRADEIGALARAIQIFQDAMGRNRNLASQVSQDSAAREERARHIEQSVDAFRGAIGAIMRGLSDNASVMRETAQTITRVTADASSRAGTAANATEQASHNVTAVAGAAEELSASVVEIGRQVRQSASAVEQTGQRTEKSIAEIESLAAATQRIDGVLSLIQAIAEQTNLLALNATIEAARAGDAGRGFAVVAHEVKALAGQTAKATADISENVSMIQSSTRNAVDAVREIGGAVREINDVTSAIAGAIGQQDAATREISSNAQSAAQGNETLVANISSLRDAIGETDTAASSVLTAASSVTETAETLSREVEKFFQNLRSGAADGRVAKAG, from the coding sequence ATGACAACCGACCAATCTGGGAATGCCACCGGCCTCGCCGGCCGCTTCACGCTTGCCAACAAGCTCTACGCGATCTTTGCGCTGTTTGCGCTGCTCACGGCGGCGATCGCGATGCTGTCCGACTACAACAGCCGCCGCGGTGCCGAGCTGACCACCGCGATCGAGACCGCGAACGCCGCCGCGCTGAACGTCGAGCGGGTCAATTCGCTGGTCTATGCGGTCGTGATGGAATCGCGCGGCGTCTACATGTCGACTGAACCGGCCGTGGTGAAGAAATACGGCGAGGGCCTGCTCAAGTTCAACGCCCAGATCCTCGGCGTCGTGAAGCGCTGGGAGACCATCGTCAAGGCTGACGATGCCGAGCAGTTCGCCACCTTCAAGAAGCGCATCGAGCAGTTCGTCGAGTTTCGCAAGGAGCTGGTGCGCCGCGGCGTCGAGATCAATGCGGCCGCGGGCCGCGAATGGGGCGACAACGACGCCAACCGCGCCGTGCGCTCGGCGCTGAACAAGGATCTCGAGGCGCTGTCCAAGGTCTATGCCGAGCGCGCGAGGCAGATCGCGCACGAGACCGAGACCAATCGCACCCTGTCCTTCGTCCTGACCTGCCTCGCCGGTGTGGCGCTCGCGCTCGTCGTGATCGGCGTCGTCATCATCGCCCGCTCGATCGCACGCCCCCTCTCCGCCATCACCGCGACCATCAAGCAGGTCGCTGACGGCGCCGAGAACGTCGTGGTGCCGCACTCTGACCGCGCCGACGAGATCGGCGCACTGGCACGCGCGATCCAGATCTTCCAGGACGCGATGGGGCGCAACCGCAACCTCGCCTCGCAGGTCTCGCAGGACTCCGCAGCGCGCGAGGAGCGCGCCCGCCACATCGAGCAATCCGTCGACGCGTTTCGCGGGGCGATCGGCGCGATCATGCGCGGCCTCAGCGACAACGCCTCCGTCATGCGCGAGACGGCGCAGACCATCACCCGCGTCACCGCGGACGCGAGCAGCCGCGCCGGCACGGCGGCGAACGCCACCGAGCAGGCCTCGCACAACGTCACGGCGGTGGCAGGCGCGGCCGAGGAGCTGTCTGCGTCGGTGGTGGAGATCGGCCGGCAGGTGCGGCAATCCGCCAGCGCGGTCGAGCAGACCGGCCAGCGCACCGAGAAATCGATCGCCGAGATCGAGAGCCTGGCGGCCGCCACGCAACGTATCGACGGCGTGCTCAGCCTGATCCAGGCGATCGCCGAGCAGACCAATCTGCTCGCGCTCAATGCCACCATCGAGGCCGCGCGCGCGGGCGATGCCGGCCGCGGCTTTGCCGTCGTCGCGCACGAAGTGAAGGCACTCGCGGGGCAGACCGCGAAGGCGACCGCCGACATCAGCGAGAACGTCTCGATGATCCAGTCCTCCACTCGCAACGCCGTCGACGCCGTCCGCGAGATCGGCGGCGCGGTGCGCGAGATCAACGACGTCACCTCGGCGATCGCCGGCGCCATCGGCCAGCAGGACGCCGCCACGCGCGAGATCTCGTCCAACGCACAATCGGCGGCCCAAGGCAACGAGACCCTCGTCGCCAACATCAGCTCGCTCCGCGACGCCATCGGCGAGACCGACACTGCGGCCTCCTCGGTGCTGACGGCTGCGAGCAGCGTGACCGAGACGGCGGAGACGCTGTCGCGCGAGGTGGAGAAGTTCTTCCAGAACCTGCGCTCGGGTGCGGCGGACGGCCGCGTCGCCAAGGCGGGGTAG
- a CDS encoding ethanolamine ammonia-lyase subunit EutB, producing the protein MVYRHTIDATTYAFPDLRDLLAKATPPRSGDRLAGIAAASAEQMIAARMALADVPLGQFLQEAVIPYETDEVTRLVIDSHDAKAFAPVASLTVGAFRDWLLSDAATPEILRKLARGITPEMAAAVSKLMRNQDLILAARKCEVTTAFRNTIGLKGRMSTRLQPNHPFDDARGITASILDGILLGAGDACIGINPASDDPAVIGQLLRLLDEVIARLKIPTQACVLTHVTTTLSLIGQGVPVDLVFQSVAGTEAANRGFGIDLALLKEAHEAGLSQRRGTVGQNVMYFETGQGSALSANAHHGVDQQTCEARAYAVARAFAPLLVNSVVGFIGPEYLYDGKEIIRAGLEDHFCGKLLGLPLGIDICYTNHAEADQDDMDNLLTLLAAAGVTFIMGVPGADDVMLNYQSTSFHDALYVRDVFGLRRAPEFDDWLVRSGIAGADFRLASDAGLLPDFASRLIA; encoded by the coding sequence TTGGTCTACCGCCACACCATCGACGCCACGACCTACGCATTTCCGGATCTGCGCGACCTGCTCGCCAAGGCGACGCCGCCGCGCTCCGGCGACCGGTTGGCCGGGATCGCCGCCGCCAGTGCCGAACAGATGATCGCGGCGCGGATGGCGCTGGCCGACGTCCCGCTCGGGCAGTTCTTGCAGGAAGCCGTCATCCCCTATGAGACCGACGAGGTCACCCGCCTCGTCATCGACAGCCACGACGCCAAGGCCTTCGCGCCGGTGGCTTCGCTGACGGTCGGTGCATTTCGCGACTGGCTGCTGTCGGATGCCGCGACGCCCGAAATCTTGCGCAAGCTGGCCCGCGGCATCACCCCGGAGATGGCCGCCGCGGTCTCGAAGCTGATGCGCAACCAGGATCTGATCCTGGCGGCGCGGAAATGCGAGGTCACCACCGCTTTCCGCAACACCATCGGCCTGAAGGGCCGGATGAGCACCCGGCTCCAGCCCAACCATCCCTTCGACGACGCCAGGGGCATCACCGCCTCCATCCTCGACGGCATCCTGCTCGGCGCCGGCGATGCCTGCATCGGAATCAACCCGGCGAGCGACGACCCGGCCGTGATCGGCCAATTGCTGCGGCTGCTCGACGAGGTCATCGCGCGGCTGAAGATCCCGACCCAGGCCTGCGTGCTGACCCATGTCACCACGACGCTGTCGCTGATCGGGCAGGGCGTGCCGGTCGACCTCGTCTTCCAGTCGGTCGCCGGCACTGAGGCCGCCAACCGCGGTTTTGGCATCGACCTCGCGCTTCTCAAGGAGGCGCACGAGGCCGGGTTGTCGCAGAGGCGCGGTACGGTTGGGCAGAACGTGATGTATTTCGAGACCGGGCAGGGCTCGGCGCTATCGGCCAACGCCCATCACGGCGTCGACCAGCAGACCTGCGAGGCGCGCGCCTACGCCGTGGCCCGCGCCTTTGCGCCCCTCCTGGTCAACAGCGTGGTCGGCTTCATCGGCCCCGAATATCTCTACGACGGCAAGGAAATCATCCGGGCCGGGCTGGAGGATCACTTTTGCGGCAAGCTGCTCGGCCTGCCGCTCGGCATCGACATCTGCTACACCAACCACGCCGAGGCGGACCAGGACGACATGGACAATCTGCTGACGCTGCTCGCTGCCGCCGGCGTCACCTTCATCATGGGTGTCCCCGGCGCCGATGACGTCATGCTGAACTATCAGTCCACGTCTTTTCACGACGCACTCTATGTCCGCGACGTCTTCGGACTGCGTCGTGCGCCGGAGTTCGACGACTGGCTGGTGCGGTCCGGCATTGCGGGCGCCGATTTCCGGCTTGCCAGCGATGCAGGCCTGCTGCCCGATTTTGCGTCACGGCTGATCGCGTGA
- a CDS encoding B12-binding domain-containing radical SAM protein, protein MRAESNGTSRRILCVFPRYTSSFGTFEHSYPLTDGVRAFMPPQGLLLLAAYLPEEWQVKFVDENLRRTTKEEFEWAEAVFVSGMHIQRQQMNDICRRAHEFDLPVALGGPSVSACPDYYPSFDYLHVGELGDATNQLLEILSRDISRPETQVVLTTKDRVPMTEFPIPAYELADVKKYFLGSIQYSSGCPYQCEFCDIPGLYGRNPRIKSPEQIIAELDRLRECGMTDTVYFVDDNFIGNRKAALDLLPHLIEWQKRTGYVVRLACEATLNIAKRPEILEKMREAYFITIFCGIETPDPDALKAMHKDHNMMVPILEGVQTINSYGMEVVSGIIMGLDTDKPNTSEALLAFVEDSRIPLLTINLLQALPKTPLWDRLEREGRLVEDDGRDSNVNFLLPYDDVVASWKHAMAVAYEPEKVYARFQYQCDHVYVHRLKMPKPDEMKTWPNIRRGLVMLRNIFWKVGVLGDYKRVFWKFALGRIKRGDLEGLIGCTLIAHHLITFARAASTGQQNASNYSIRLREASVPAE, encoded by the coding sequence ATGCGAGCTGAAAGTAACGGGACGTCCCGGCGGATTCTCTGCGTGTTTCCGCGATACACATCGTCGTTCGGGACGTTCGAGCATTCCTACCCCCTGACCGATGGCGTCCGCGCCTTCATGCCGCCGCAGGGACTTTTGCTGCTCGCGGCCTATCTGCCCGAGGAGTGGCAGGTCAAATTCGTCGACGAGAACCTTCGCCGCACGACGAAGGAGGAGTTCGAATGGGCGGAGGCGGTCTTCGTCAGCGGCATGCACATCCAGCGACAGCAGATGAACGACATCTGCCGCCGCGCCCACGAGTTCGACCTGCCGGTCGCGCTCGGGGGTCCCTCCGTCAGCGCCTGCCCGGACTACTATCCGTCCTTCGACTATCTCCATGTCGGCGAGCTCGGCGACGCGACCAATCAGCTGCTCGAAATACTGTCGCGCGACATCTCGCGTCCCGAGACCCAGGTGGTTCTGACCACCAAGGATCGCGTGCCGATGACGGAGTTTCCGATCCCGGCCTATGAGCTCGCCGACGTCAAGAAGTACTTCCTCGGCAGCATCCAGTATTCCAGCGGCTGTCCGTATCAGTGCGAGTTCTGCGACATCCCCGGCCTCTACGGCCGCAATCCGCGCATCAAGTCGCCGGAGCAGATCATCGCCGAACTCGACCGTCTGCGCGAATGCGGCATGACCGACACGGTCTATTTCGTCGACGACAATTTCATCGGCAACCGCAAGGCGGCGCTGGACCTCCTGCCGCATCTGATCGAATGGCAGAAGAGGACCGGTTACGTGGTGCGGCTCGCCTGCGAGGCGACGCTCAACATTGCCAAGCGGCCGGAAATCCTCGAGAAGATGCGCGAGGCCTATTTCATCACGATCTTCTGCGGCATCGAGACGCCCGACCCTGATGCGCTGAAGGCGATGCACAAGGACCATAACATGATGGTCCCGATCCTCGAGGGCGTGCAAACCATCAACTCCTACGGCATGGAGGTCGTGTCCGGCATCATCATGGGGCTCGACACCGACAAGCCGAACACTTCGGAGGCGCTGCTCGCCTTCGTCGAGGACTCCCGGATTCCGCTGCTCACGATCAATCTGCTTCAGGCGCTGCCGAAGACGCCGCTGTGGGACCGTCTGGAGCGCGAGGGGCGCCTGGTCGAGGACGACGGGCGCGATTCCAATGTCAACTTCCTGCTGCCCTACGACGACGTCGTCGCGTCCTGGAAGCACGCCATGGCCGTCGCCTACGAGCCCGAGAAGGTCTACGCGCGCTTCCAGTATCAATGCGACCACGTTTACGTGCACCGCTTGAAGATGCCGAAACCGGACGAGATGAAGACCTGGCCCAACATCAGGCGCGGCCTCGTCATGCTGCGAAACATTTTCTGGAAGGTCGGCGTGCTCGGCGACTACAAGCGCGTGTTCTGGAAATTCGCGCTGGGCCGCATCAAGCGCGGCGATCTCGAAGGGCTGATCGGCTGCACCCTGATCGCGCACCATCTCATCACTTTTGCGCGGGCGGCCTCGACCGGCCAGCAGAACGCCTCGAACTATTCGATCCGGCTACGCGAGGCGTCCGTCCCCGCCGAATGA
- the eutC gene encoding ethanolamine ammonia-lyase subunit EutC: MSDPAIPRRPTLDLRSLTPARVALGRSGASLPTRALLDFTLDHARARDAVHAVFDAPRLVADLRALGLVVTEANSRAVDRGDYLRRPDLGRRLDAGSVDALTQSASEPCQLVVVIGDGLSAAAVHAHAAALVMRLLPLLAADDGVAIGHVVVASGARVALGDEIGAILGARMVVMLIGERPGLSAPDSLGAYLTFAPKPDRTDAERNCLSNIHKAGLSYDEAAFKIAWLVREGLAREVTGVALKDESADRAPRRIGTALPE; encoded by the coding sequence ATGTCTGATCCGGCCATCCCGCGTCGTCCGACCCTCGATCTGCGGTCGCTTACGCCCGCGCGCGTCGCGCTCGGGCGCAGCGGCGCGAGCCTGCCGACGCGGGCGCTGCTCGATTTCACGCTGGACCATGCCCGCGCCCGCGATGCCGTGCATGCCGTCTTCGATGCGCCGCGGCTGGTCGCAGATCTCCGCGCGCTTGGCCTCGTCGTCACCGAGGCGAACAGCCGGGCGGTCGACCGCGGGGATTATCTGCGGCGGCCCGATCTGGGCAGACGGCTCGATGCCGGATCAGTCGATGCCCTGACGCAGAGCGCCTCGGAGCCGTGCCAACTCGTGGTCGTGATTGGCGATGGGCTGTCGGCGGCGGCGGTCCACGCCCATGCGGCCGCGCTGGTGATGCGCCTGCTGCCGTTGCTTGCAGCCGACGATGGTGTCGCGATCGGCCATGTCGTCGTCGCCTCAGGCGCGCGTGTCGCGCTGGGCGACGAGATCGGCGCCATTCTCGGCGCGCGCATGGTCGTGATGCTGATCGGCGAGCGGCCGGGCCTGTCGGCGCCCGACAGTCTCGGCGCCTATCTGACTTTCGCCCCGAAGCCTGATCGCACCGATGCCGAGCGCAATTGCTTGTCGAACATCCACAAGGCCGGGTTGAGCTATGACGAGGCTGCCTTCAAGATCGCCTGGCTGGTCCGCGAGGGGCTCGCGCGGGAAGTGACCGGTGTGGCGCTGAAGGACGAGAGCGCGGACCGCGCGCCGCGTCGAATTGGCACGGCTTTGCCCGAATGA